A single genomic interval of Pan paniscus chromosome 18, NHGRI_mPanPan1-v2.0_pri, whole genome shotgun sequence harbors:
- the NOB1 gene encoding RNA-binding protein NOB1 isoform X1 → MAPVEHVVADAGAFLRDAALQDIGKNIYTIREVVTEIRDKATRRRLAVLPYELRFKEPLPEYVRLVTEFSKKTGDYPSLSATDIQVLALTYQLEAEFVGVSHLKQEPQKVKVSSSIQHPETPLHISGFHLPYKPKPPQETEKGHSACEPENLEFSSFMFWRNPLPNIDHELQELLIDRGEDVPSEEEEEEENGFEDRKDDSDDDGGGWITPSNIKQIQQELEQCDVPEDVRVGCLTTDFAMQNVLLQMGLHVLAVNGMLIREARSYILRCHGCFKTTSDMSRVFCSHCGNKTLKKVSVTVSDNGTLHMHFSRNPKVLNPRGLRYSLPTPKGGKYAINPHLTEDQRFPQLRLSRKARQKTNVFAPDYIAGVSPFVENDISSRSATLQVRDSTLGAGRRRLNPNASRKKFVKKR, encoded by the exons ATGGCTCCAGTGGAGCACGTTGTGGCGGATGCTGGGGCTTTCCTGCGGGATGCGGCTCTGCAG GACATCGGGAAGAACATTTACACCATCCGGGAGGTGGTCACTGAGATTCGGGACAAGGCCACACGCAGGCGGCTCGCTGTCCTGCCCTACGAGCTGCGGTTCAAGGAGCCCTTACCGGAATACGTGCGGCTGG TGACTGAGTTTTCAAAGAAAACAGGAGACTACCCCAGCCTCTCTGCCACGGACATCCAAGTGCTTGCACTCACATACCAGTTGGAAGCAGAGTTTGTTGGGGTGTCTCACCTAAAACAAGAACCACAGAAG gttaaagtGAGCTCATCGATTCAGCACCCAGAAACACCTCTGCACATTTCTGGTTTCCATCTGCCCTACAAG cCTAAACCCccacaagaaacagaaaaaggacactCAGCTTGTGAGCCTGAGAACCTGGAATTTAGTTCCTTCATGTTCTGGAGAAACCCTTTGCCCAACATCGATCATGAACTGCAGGAGTTGCTG ATTGACAGAGGTGAGGACGTTccaagtgaggaggaggaggaggaagaaaacgGGTTTGAAGACAGAAAAGATGACAGCGATGACGACGGGGGTGGCTGGATAACCCCCAGTAACATCAAGCAGATCCAGCAGGAGCTGGAGCAGTGTGACGTCCCCGAGGACGTGCGGGTTGGCTGCCTGACCACAGACTTCGCCATGCAG AATGTTCTGCTGCAGATGGGGCTGCACGTGCTGGCGGTGAACGGCATGCTGATTCGTGAGGCCCGGAGCTACATCTTGCGCTGCCATGGCTGTTTCAA GACAACGTCTGACATGAGCCGAGTGTTCTGCTCACATTGTGGGAACAAGACCCTGAAGAAAGTGTCCGTGACCGTCAGCGACAATGGCACCCTGCACATGCACTTCTCCCGCAACCCCAAGGTGCTGAACCCCCGCGGCCTCCGG TACTCGCTTCCCACTCCCAAAGGGGGCAAATACGCCATCAACCCCCATCTCACCGAGGATCAGCGCTTCCCTCAGCTGCGACTCTCCCGAAAGGCCAGGCAGAAAACCAACGTGTTTGCCCCTGACTACATCGCCGGGGTGTCACCCTTTGTCGAGAACGACATCTCCAGCCGCTCAGCTACCCTGCAGGTCCGGGACAGCACCTTGGGAGCTGGGCGGAGACGCTTAAATCCCAACGCTTCCAGAAAGAAGTTTGTGAAGAAAAGGTGA
- the NOB1 gene encoding RNA-binding protein NOB1 isoform X2 — protein MLGLSCGMRLCRTSGRTFTPSGRWSLRFGTRPHAGGSLSCPTSCGSRSPYRNTCGWVKVSSSIQHPETPLHISGFHLPYKPKPPQETEKGHSACEPENLEFSSFMFWRNPLPNIDHELQELLIDRGEDVPSEEEEEEENGFEDRKDDSDDDGGGWITPSNIKQIQQELEQCDVPEDVRVGCLTTDFAMQNVLLQMGLHVLAVNGMLIREARSYILRCHGCFKTTSDMSRVFCSHCGNKTLKKVSVTVSDNGTLHMHFSRNPKVLNPRGLRYSLPTPKGGKYAINPHLTEDQRFPQLRLSRKARQKTNVFAPDYIAGVSPFVENDISSRSATLQVRDSTLGAGRRRLNPNASRKKFVKKR, from the exons ATGCTGGGGCTTTCCTGCGGGATGCGGCTCTGCAG GACATCGGGAAGAACATTTACACCATCCGGGAGGTGGTCACTGAGATTCGGGACAAGGCCACACGCAGGCGGCTCGCTGTCCTGCCCTACGAGCTGCGGTTCAAGGAGCCCTTACCGGAATACGTGCGGCTGG gttaaagtGAGCTCATCGATTCAGCACCCAGAAACACCTCTGCACATTTCTGGTTTCCATCTGCCCTACAAG cCTAAACCCccacaagaaacagaaaaaggacactCAGCTTGTGAGCCTGAGAACCTGGAATTTAGTTCCTTCATGTTCTGGAGAAACCCTTTGCCCAACATCGATCATGAACTGCAGGAGTTGCTG ATTGACAGAGGTGAGGACGTTccaagtgaggaggaggaggaggaagaaaacgGGTTTGAAGACAGAAAAGATGACAGCGATGACGACGGGGGTGGCTGGATAACCCCCAGTAACATCAAGCAGATCCAGCAGGAGCTGGAGCAGTGTGACGTCCCCGAGGACGTGCGGGTTGGCTGCCTGACCACAGACTTCGCCATGCAG AATGTTCTGCTGCAGATGGGGCTGCACGTGCTGGCGGTGAACGGCATGCTGATTCGTGAGGCCCGGAGCTACATCTTGCGCTGCCATGGCTGTTTCAA GACAACGTCTGACATGAGCCGAGTGTTCTGCTCACATTGTGGGAACAAGACCCTGAAGAAAGTGTCCGTGACCGTCAGCGACAATGGCACCCTGCACATGCACTTCTCCCGCAACCCCAAGGTGCTGAACCCCCGCGGCCTCCGG TACTCGCTTCCCACTCCCAAAGGGGGCAAATACGCCATCAACCCCCATCTCACCGAGGATCAGCGCTTCCCTCAGCTGCGACTCTCCCGAAAGGCCAGGCAGAAAACCAACGTGTTTGCCCCTGACTACATCGCCGGGGTGTCACCCTTTGTCGAGAACGACATCTCCAGCCGCTCAGCTACCCTGCAGGTCCGGGACAGCACCTTGGGAGCTGGGCGGAGACGCTTAAATCCCAACGCTTCCAGAAAGAAGTTTGTGAAGAAAAGGTGA